ATACAAGCTGGACGTCATAGTTACGCAGCTACGAATACAGACAGGTACGTGAACATCCACGCGTGTTCATGCAAGTGGGTTTTAGAAATGGTACAAAATTTAATCATCAAAATCATTTAGCCACCATCTGCAACATATCATTGAGTAGTCACGAATGCACGTGTACACCAAGAAACACCCATTAAGTGAATGTATGAAACAACATACTGCTGTTAAACCCAATCACTACCAGTCTTTGTGCCTCGTACGCACTTCCCAATAGGAAACCGTGGGACACCATTTGTTGAAAGCTCTTGATACTGCACAGTGAGCATTTTCCCCTTGTACACATTCAGTCGATGCCACATCTCacgtttcctctcttctGTCGTCGCTGGCGCTACGGTGAAGCGGTGACCGGCACGTGTTTGACAGACGAATGCACCCAAGCAACCGCGccactttcccttcccttccacgCCGTCAACAATAATATATTCGCTGTCTTGCATAAGTTTGTACTTCAGCAAGTTGGGCGAGCGGGCCCCATATGCGTAACCAGGCACTGCAGCTGAGGCGCCACCACTACTCGAAACAGAAGTCATGCATTTATTGTCCTCAATACCATTACGGCGAATCATGATACCTTCATACCCTCGATCAACATTGAGTCTCAGCAGACGGTCTATATCCGATTTTTTTGCCGACATGACGGGAACTAATTTGACTACTTTTCTGCGGCCCTGTCCCTTTCCGGAGTTGATCTTTTGCATCAAGTCACAAAGATGTTTGTAGCGCTGTCCAAAGGGCACTACCGTCATGTGAGGAAATTCTTTTGCGTAAAGAAGATCGAATACATGATAttgcaactgctgctgcacctTCTCAATTCCCGCTGTGCGGTGTTGCCTCGTTGTTCGTATGGCTGATGTCAGCTGTTCAAAGTCACTTGCATCATGATTGTACAATTCACCATCTAACACTAACATATTGTCCTTTTCGAATAGAGGTCGCAGCTGCGGTTCAATGTGATCACAACAATCAAATAACATCCCGGAACGGCTAAAGAAACTCAAGCACCTATCTCTCAAATTCCACGCAACGACACAGCGTACGCCGTCGAGTTTGGGGGAGACAAAAAGCTGTTCATCATTTGATATCCTTTTAACCTCTTTATCATAATTGCGCGCCAGCATTGGAAGAAGGTTTCGTGTTTCCGATACACGCAGGTATCCGTTATCGGCAATACTATTCTTTACCCTACTAGCATTCGGTGCATCGAGTATTGCGAGAGAATTATCGGGTCTACAACGATGTTTAACTGTTGCTGCTAATGTGTTGTCTGACGTTCTGGAACTACTggcgcttctttttcttgaacACGTCAATGTTGGCATGCGGGAACACTTCGGGCAGGCACCACCGGCAGCCACGTGGAGGTCAATACGTTTCGGGTGTTGATGCTCACAATAAGGACAGCGCCACCACGCTAGTTTACGGCTAGAAGGCAACACATGTTGGGGTTGCAGTAACTTATTGCAGGCAGCTGTGATCCACGTTTGCGCAATGGTGGGGTGAAACTGTGCCAAGTTTTTCGCCAATGATGCGCTGCGGGAGGAGCGGGAGAGGAAGGGCACCGTGGTGGCGAAGAGTGACGACAAACATGGGCGACTAAACCGCATTATTCACTATCCATATATTAATGTATAAATGTACGCGCTTGTACAGTGCCTCTGTCTTTGAAGCTATGAGATGTGCTGTCGCTTAGTCCCCCTGCGTTGCTGTTATAACAGCTATTCGATTCAATTgtctttctttactttccgGTCCTTAGATGTATACGGCGCTCGTCGATATATCCAGCAGATTCCGCTCAGTTGGATAAGTAAGTGGTCTTATAAGACCCTGGTAGAAGCCTACCTTTCCCTGGAAATGAGAATATCCACATTATTGAACCCCAACACGGGAGTTGGTTATGCAAGCCGAGAGAAAAGGATGGCgaagaggaaagcaaaaataaataaataaggtgCCTTGGTGCAGTGCGGCTCGGTAAGTTGCGCCTCGATAGTCGCTCATACTACATTTTGATTCAaacagaaaggaagggaaggcgTTAGACGACATTGGTATAAATAATCATCCTCCCATTGACGAAGTTGCTATTTGGCTGAGCTCCTCGTTTAGGGAGAGCACAACATTCGGACCTACTGAAGCGTGTGGATCCGTGAAAAGTTGCTGCAGGGAAGGTGAAGAGGACGGGTTTGGAGTGATGGGGACGATATCACGGGCAATGCGGCACGTTGGACTCCTCTCCCACATATCCCATAGCTGTGCGGGCCCCTTTCGCGAGAGGTCATCATTTAAATGACCTTTCATGCCACTCCCATCATAGCGAAGCAGTGAAGGCACTTCAAGAAGCCATGCGCGGGTCTTCGTGCCGCTCGCAAGTAACATTTGCACCAACTGCAATAATACCGTAAAAGAACTAACGGAAAGACAACGAATAGAATGTAAGAGCCACAAACTCAGCAGTCCCACTTCCTCCTCAAAGGAAATGGAGAGGGTGGGACCTGCAACGCAGCCTTTCGTTGCATTCAATCCTGACCGTAAGAACATTGCGCACAGGGCACGAAGAAGTACACAGAGTATCGACGAGTACTCCAAGCACTCTTGTGGTCGAATAATGTGAAGTTGCTCCGTCTTGGAGCCAGGCCTAAGTGTGAAGAAGTGTAGAAGCCCAACCGCTTCACGAAGCCACGCCTCCAGTTGCTGCGCATGGCACGGGGTCTCGTGTGAAGCACACCAAAGGAACAAAACCTCGTCGAAATCGCATTGGTGGTTGTCGGCACCCGGCGCGGCATTTCCGGGGGATGTGGAAAGGCAGTCACGGCACTTTTTCTCGGTGGTTCCACAGAAATCCCTTTTGCCCTCTGAAAAAACACCGTCATTTCCCTCACAAATATTTATGGATGATGCATCCGTTAAAATTCCTGTTGGTGACGTGAGGAGGTTCTTTAGTTGGGCCACACGAACCCCATCCACAAAACACTCAGCGATCACTTGCCGTACCTCCTGCGGTAGTGGAACAGTACAAGCCacagcagctgcagcagcggagGTATGTGAATTTACCATCTTGTGCTCGTTATTCACAACACCAAGGGGCCCTTCCGTGAATATCTGCGGAGTGTTTCGCGATCTCAAAGAGACGAAGAAGTTTAACCAATGATTCAATAGTGGTGGTCGTCCTACATCCCACGATAGTCGCTGAAGTTGAGCCAACGAAGACATCCAGATACTGGAAGCACCGGCCGAACCACTCATCCTTAATATGCGCGTCCGTGTACAACAAAAGTTGCTTAGCCTTCAAGTATTCAGCTTCCATACCTGTCACACGGGTAAGAggaatagcaaaaaaaaaaaagggaatactTCCCATGGTTGCATGGATCAAGCAACAACATAATAATAGCACCCGTGCACCAACTTGTTGGCGCGCATGGTGTGAAAGAAGGCGGAACAAATGCACGTGTGTGTACTTGTGCGCGTGGTATGTTGGGCATTTTCACGCACTAAACATTGTCAGCTTCCCGGAGCATATAACACAAATCACACACCTACAACGAAAATggcccgaaaaaaaaatatatgtatttgtagAATTATTGAAGTCGATAGCCCCACAACACTTGCCATATATTGCTTCAGAAACCAATATACGCTAGCAATGATGTATTCATACAAAccacaacacacaaacatgtaTACGTAATATACGAGCGCTACACTTGATACTTAGATTTGGGGCGGGTCCGTTGCCCCTTCCGCTTCTCTCCAGTATTCTTCACAGCACTCACCAACTGACCACTGAGTGTAGGATCCACCACATCACCCCTCTTTGTCTTGCTGCTTTTCAATTCCGGTAACATACCCACGCGTATCATCTTTGCAAAAGGAAGGTTAGCCACCGCGGCTAATTTGTACCGACGGAAGCGGAAGCGCTTAATAATTCTGTGCTTCTTCATTTGGAACCGCCGAGCCAACCATCGTGACGAGGGATATGGATAATTGCGGGGTCCAAAAGTCACCTGGCCATAAAATTTAGCGGCCCATCGAGCACTGAGTTCGTCCAACTGATCGCCGTATGCAACCGAATCAACTTCTACATTTGTTTGCTGCTTCAGTTGTTTCCGTTCGCCTTCCTTTACGCTTCTCGTACCCGTATCGTTGCGGGTGCCACTAGCAAAGTAAAAGTGACGAGGTCGGTGGGAAACATCAGCACTGGCAATCATGTGGTGACGAAATGAAGCCGTCGCATGATGCTCGTTGAAAGAAGCGGCAGTTGGTTTCCGATCAATATAACTCCCTCGTAGCGGTGGCGGCAATGGAAATATAACTGCCGGCGCCATCTGCGTTGTAGCACACCTCAGCTCTTGTGTTTCTTGGCATGTCGCTTGCATGGAGGTAGTGGTGGAGCCAAGTGCAGCAATCCCAAGTTTGGGTATGCGTGAGCACGCAACGCAGCCTGCGCGCATGTGAATATTTCCGACGAGGTAAGCTAGAAAATTGGAAGcggtaaaggaaaataaaaacagagagacaatttaaaaataaaaggaagcacTGGCAGAACAAAACAGGAGATGCACGCACGTGAAGCTGAGCAGACACACTCGCGGTGACGTCGGAAGCAGGAGGCGACTTCCCCACAAAGCAGTTGTGCGAATATGCTGAATAACATGCGTTAACGAATAGGTTACcgaaaaaaggacaaagaaCCTACCAAACttgtttgtttcacttcATTTCTTCAAATTACAACTCTTTTGCTCCTCTCTTCGCCCCGTCACGGTCCCTCACCTCCTTTCCATTACAGCAACCTCCTTATTTTAGTGGAGTTCCTTTCGTTGATGGCAGTTTCCGCTGATTCCACGTAtaacacacaacaaaacatttAACGACCGTTAAGCGCAGGCCCCCCTCCACAAAGCAGGGGCTTGCATGAGAATCCTCACCCATCGGCAACGatggtccttttttttttttgataataAATTGTGTTAACATAGGCAAGCAAAACCTTCCGTTGGTCAGAGGAGAGGGAATAAAGGGGAGGCAAAAATAGAATGTGGGAAAGGGAGTATAAATATGAATGAACGTAAACATCCATGCATACATAATTAAACGAATACATGCTGTAGCGGAATaccaaaggaaacaaaaaagccgCCGCATCCCCGGCACTGTTCTCTACTTTTAAGCATATAAAATTTAGGGAAACTCGATGCATGAGGATTTCAGTGACAACCCCCTAACGGGATAAGCAAGTGAGCAGAATATATAACAAGCCACTCTGCACGCCAGCACAAAGGTGTAAAAAGCACTGCTCCAATACTCATAGTTACagagataaaataaaaataacacgaGCCTCCACCGCACCACCTTTCCCGGGTCAAAGTCGCGGATACGCTCTTCTATtgctattctttttttttctttaccacCTTTCCCTGGTTGATATCGTAGGTCCACTGATAATAAAGCTCTTCGCACTCCAGTACGCATCAGAGCCAAACATCCCTCTACTTCACCATTTCCTGTCGTCTTCCAACCTCATCTCAATAAACACACATGTGCACTCAGTTCACTAATCAACATTTCGGTGGATGCTTATTGAAATATTCGGATCATAACCACGCCATCGCAGCTCTCAGTCTTACTCCCTTCTTCACACCTTTTTCTGTTCTACATGAAGAAaactgcaggaaaattgagTACTATGTTGCTTCCACTTCTGACAATTTCATTTCTTCAGTTCCCCTATCactttgtttccccttctcatCATTACTTCCTGTTTATCTCCGCAAAGGTATgaatttttgtgtgtatttgcGTTTGCCCCTTTTGTCGCCATCCCGTTACGATTGAGTTTTTCCTCTTATCCTTATACTAACGCTATGAGAAAGTAACTGTCATTCATTGCTGACAGGATTGCACGACATTACACTACCTTCCTTTGTCATCCTCATCCTCGCcgttcctccccccccccaacacTTTAAAGTAAACACCTGAgctaaagggggaaataaattaCTCCAAAAATGCCCTACAGGaactgaaaacaaaacaaaataccaCAGCTGTAGAGGAGGGGCTGACAAACGGAGTGTAGAGCTAAAGTAGAAATAGGAGCACAGCCAACAGAAAAACAAGCCCCTGCATAATGCTCGTGAAATTTCCACTAAAAAAGACAGCCCAATTTCCGGCCATTGTCTCCGTAGTTTTCTTCACATTTAATTGATCAAGCTGCCCACTCCCATGCTTTCCACCAGACACATCGTGTCCTGCCAACTGCTGAGCCTTCGTGGCGAGAGCCTCTGGTGAAGCGGCACTCCAATTAACTTGTGGAAACACGCCTTCTAAGGCTTCGAGGACCGGTGATACAACGGGTTGAAGGTGATGGGCGGCCCAAACCACGCACGACACACAGAAACCAAAAATCAGTTTGGGAATGTGCAGCACATGCGCCTCAATATTCTTCAATCCCTGTCGTGCAGGAGGATTGAGCCAACTGCGGAAAAGCAAATAAGCCTGCACGACAAGTGAGATGCCGATACCCCACAGATAGAAATACAGAAATTTGTACAGTGATGTCCACAGGCGGCTGAGTCGCAAGTGGCGTTGGGCAAAACCGGGCGACGTGCACTTTATAGCTAATGTGTCCCGAAACCTGTGCTCGCAGTTGATGTCTCCCATAAGATCCCCCGGCTCCTTTGCAGCCCCTCCGTTGGGGTCGCCTGTCCTACTGGCCGAAACTTTCTCCGCTGCAAGTTGGGCCACCTCCTCCTTTACGCGGGCCTgccacaattttttttcctccgcaACGAACTCCTTAAGTCTCGAATTCGCACGCCAGTGTAACGGATAACCGTCTTCCAGTACGTTTACCGCAGATGTGTCGTTAGTGAAGTAGTTGCTGCTACTTGTGACTCCTAATGTAACTGCAGCCCAACCGCCACGTCTTTTGGAGCGGTACGCAGGAAAGAATATGACATTGTCAGCATAATCTAAGCCCAAAAAACGGCGAC
This portion of the Trypanosoma brucei brucei TREU927 chromosome 7, complete sequence genome encodes:
- a CDS encoding DNA ligase, putative; translated protein: MRFSRPCLSSLFATTVPFLSRSSRSASLAKNLAQFHPTIAQTWITAACNKLLQPQHVLPSSRKLAWWRCPYCEHQHPKRIDLHVAAGGACPKCSRMPTLTCSRKRSASSSRTSDNTLAATVKHRCRPDNSLAILDAPNASRVKNSIADNGYLRVSETRNLLPMLARNYDKEVKRISNDEQLFVSPKLDGVRCVVAWNLRDRCLSFFSRSGMLFDCCDHIEPQLRPLFEKDNMLVLDGELYNHDASDFEQLTSAIRTTRQHRTAGIEKVQQQLQYHVFDLLYAKEFPHMTVVPFGQRYKHLCDLMQKINSGKGQGRRKVVKLVPVMSAKKSDIDRLLRLNVDRGYEGIMIRRNGIEDNKCMTSVSSSGGASAAVPGYAYGARSPNLLKYKLMQDSEYIIVDGVEGKGKWRGCLGAFVCQTRAGHRFTVAPATTEERKREMWHRLNVYKGKMLTVQYQELSTNGVPRFPIGKCVRGTKTGSDWV